One Halorientalis litorea DNA segment encodes these proteins:
- a CDS encoding DUF7559 family protein translates to MPKTVEVTCTSGDCELDMFEMHYTYDMPDSVTVADFSCPYCGESDSLEEIEL, encoded by the coding sequence ATGCCAAAGACCGTGGAAGTCACGTGTACCAGCGGGGACTGCGAACTCGACATGTTCGAGATGCACTACACGTACGATATGCCCGACAGCGTGACGGTAGCCGACTTCAGTTGTCCGTACTGTGGCGAGTCGGACTCCCTCGAAGAAATCGAGCTATGA
- a CDS encoding Hsp20/alpha crystallin family protein, with protein sequence MIRELGRSLGNTVLEAVGRASSRVQERRPLPVDLLESDDAYLAVFDAPGATSSDVQVRFDDDTVAVRIDRFREFREGYEVRLPGRGLSLDGEITLPDDADVDPNAATATLRENGSLEVRVPKNGGPTEMTVTEEDGNRIETTDAGDSEAETTDDDETADTADEN encoded by the coding sequence ATGATACGCGAACTGGGCCGCTCTCTCGGAAACACGGTTCTGGAAGCCGTCGGGCGCGCGTCCAGTCGGGTGCAGGAGCGTCGTCCGCTCCCGGTCGACCTGCTCGAATCCGACGACGCCTACCTCGCCGTCTTCGACGCGCCCGGTGCCACCAGCAGCGACGTGCAGGTCCGATTCGACGACGACACCGTCGCGGTGCGTATCGACCGCTTCCGCGAGTTCCGCGAGGGCTACGAGGTCCGCCTCCCCGGCCGCGGCCTCTCGCTCGACGGCGAAATCACCCTCCCCGACGACGCCGACGTCGACCCCAACGCGGCGACTGCGACGCTCCGCGAGAACGGGTCGCTGGAAGTCCGCGTCCCGAAAAACGGCGGTCCCACGGAGATGACCGTCACCGAAGAGGACGGGAACCGAATCGAGACGACCGACGCCGGCGACTCCGAGGCGGAGACGACGGACGACGACGAGACGGCCGACACGGCCGACGAGAACTGA
- a CDS encoding NUDIX hydrolase → MDLERVAEFRATAVTDEEREAAVLAPVVTRDGNPHLLFTKRADHLGEHPGQMSFPGGGREPSDTDLEATALREAREEIGLDPAEADIVGRTDDIRTITRYSVRPFVGTIPDHEYTPDEREVAEIAVLAVADLTDLDNYESERRDHPHYGETRLHFFHVDGYTVWGATARILVQLLELTTDWEMPPEVDREVDPDADLPR, encoded by the coding sequence ATGGACTTGGAGCGGGTCGCCGAGTTTCGGGCGACGGCCGTCACCGACGAGGAGCGTGAGGCGGCCGTCCTCGCGCCGGTCGTCACCCGCGACGGGAACCCCCACCTCCTGTTCACCAAGCGCGCGGACCACCTCGGCGAACACCCCGGGCAGATGAGTTTCCCCGGCGGCGGCCGCGAGCCGAGTGACACCGACCTCGAAGCCACGGCACTCCGGGAGGCCAGAGAGGAAATCGGGCTGGACCCCGCCGAGGCGGACATCGTCGGCCGCACCGACGACATCCGCACCATCACCCGCTACTCCGTCAGGCCGTTCGTCGGGACGATTCCCGACCACGAGTACACCCCGGACGAGCGCGAAGTCGCCGAAATCGCCGTCCTCGCGGTGGCGGACCTCACCGACCTCGACAACTACGAGTCGGAGCGGCGCGACCACCCACACTACGGCGAGACGCGCCTGCACTTCTTCCACGTCGACGGCTACACCGTCTGGGGCGCGACCGCTCGCATCCTCGTGCAACTGCTCGAACTCACGACGGACTGGGAGATGCCGCCGGAGGTCGACCGGGAAGTCGACCCCGACGCCGACCTCCCGAGGTAG
- a CDS encoding DUF7109 family protein, producing MELSRSDLAGVVDLFDALTRAELGDALVELAFKDGAERDPADFDAAIEDALDAYHLVEYEDGHADDPLLVPGPVAFPTLPDGATDLPHILDVPERTVDRDAAGRAAAERFRADAARAVNEGNTDRAAELLDVSYELEAWAPVALADARERLDDELA from the coding sequence ATGGAGCTATCGCGGAGCGACCTCGCAGGGGTGGTGGACCTGTTCGACGCACTCACGCGCGCCGAACTCGGGGACGCGCTCGTCGAACTCGCGTTCAAGGACGGCGCGGAGCGCGACCCGGCCGACTTCGACGCCGCCATCGAGGACGCACTCGACGCCTACCACCTCGTCGAGTACGAGGACGGGCACGCCGACGACCCGCTGTTGGTCCCCGGGCCAGTCGCGTTCCCGACACTCCCGGACGGTGCGACGGACCTCCCCCACATTCTGGACGTGCCCGAACGGACGGTCGACCGTGACGCCGCGGGGCGGGCCGCCGCCGAGCGGTTCCGGGCCGACGCCGCACGGGCCGTCAACGAGGGGAACACCGACCGGGCAGCGGAACTGCTGGACGTGAGTTACGAGTTAGAGGCGTGGGCACCCGTAGCCCTCGCGGACGCCCGCGAGCGACTCGACGACGAGTTGGCGTAG
- a CDS encoding dihydropteroate synthase, with the protein MHTVEVGDFTVGDGHPPRVMGVLNMSVESNYTPSVRGDTPEAATFAEEMAEAGADIIDIGLQSANPKNEWLPPEVEKDRLAKALAVVDAADTDAAFSLETRYAEVAEAGIEGGFDLINDVCGFADPKMKEVCADHEAPVVKMASPPDIKKPGHLRTVDEVFEALQRDGFTGETIIDPAFGQWHPKITYEDNWERFRRMREFRAFGRPMVTATNREDFLGDIADRPDTDDQLHVSLAAATMEVERGAHIVRTHDVPETHDVVKIAHFLGDERTVADSPRVAELTDVSRREIERHLHLRGDDGDAAASVSPLFFQVERLDGDAEGYLADWAEGRDVLFTQGADGHLLAGTVAAFHDGLDALSDGPGDAAEVAGNVRQAVARQLD; encoded by the coding sequence ATGCACACGGTCGAAGTCGGGGACTTCACGGTCGGCGATGGACACCCGCCGCGGGTGATGGGCGTGTTGAACATGAGCGTGGAGTCGAACTACACGCCGAGCGTTCGCGGCGACACCCCGGAGGCCGCGACGTTCGCCGAGGAGATGGCCGAGGCGGGCGCGGACATCATCGACATCGGTCTCCAGTCGGCGAACCCGAAAAACGAGTGGCTCCCGCCGGAGGTCGAGAAGGACCGACTGGCCAAGGCACTCGCCGTCGTCGACGCCGCCGACACCGACGCCGCGTTCTCGCTGGAGACGCGCTACGCGGAGGTCGCGGAGGCGGGCATCGAGGGCGGATTCGACCTGATAAACGACGTCTGTGGCTTCGCGGACCCGAAGATGAAGGAGGTCTGTGCCGACCACGAGGCGCCCGTCGTGAAGATGGCGAGTCCGCCCGACATCAAGAAACCAGGCCACCTGCGGACCGTCGACGAGGTGTTCGAGGCCCTCCAGCGCGACGGGTTTACCGGCGAGACGATTATCGACCCCGCGTTCGGGCAGTGGCACCCGAAAATCACCTACGAGGACAACTGGGAGCGGTTCCGCCGGATGCGGGAGTTCCGTGCGTTCGGTCGCCCGATGGTCACGGCCACCAACCGCGAGGACTTCCTCGGGGACATCGCCGACCGACCCGACACCGACGACCAGTTGCACGTCAGCCTCGCCGCCGCGACGATGGAAGTCGAACGCGGTGCCCACATCGTCCGTACCCACGACGTGCCCGAGACGCACGATGTCGTGAAGATCGCTCACTTCCTCGGGGACGAACGGACGGTCGCAGACTCCCCCCGCGTCGCCGAACTGACCGACGTGTCCCGCCGCGAAATCGAACGGCACCTCCACCTCCGGGGCGACGATGGCGACGCGGCCGCCAGCGTCTCGCCGTTGTTCTTCCAAGTCGAACGCCTCGACGGCGACGCGGAGGGGTACCTCGCGGATTGGGCCGAGGGCCGGGACGTGCTGTTCACACAGGGCGCGGACGGCCACCTGCTCGCGGGGACCGTCGCGGCGTTCCACGACGGTCTCGACGCGCTCTCGGACGGCCCGGGCGACGCCGCCGAAGTCGCGGGGAACGTCCGGCAGGCTGTCGCCCGGCAACTGGACTGA
- a CDS encoding alpha,alpha-trehalose-phosphate synthase (UDP-forming), whose amino-acid sequence MVASTDGDGTDGLVVVSNREPYAHRYAADGIECDRPTGGLVSALDAVVGDLGGTWVAWGSGDADFDPSVVDGDDTVALPPGDPRYTLRRVRLTRRQVDEYYYGYSNQVLWPLCHLDTNYVAVEPGFWSAYEDANAAFADAVADTTGPVWLQDYHLTLVPRALRERGVDRTLVHFWHIPWPPAEVFAICPHAEQVLDGLLAADAVGFHTDGYRENFLDSVERSVPGATVDRAAGTVAYGERETRTYVAPVGVDTDELSSVAGEEGSGDYWRRLARTHGIDDDTAVAVGVDRLDYTKGILERLDALERLWETTPRLRDSLVYVQKASRSREGIDSYRTYHGRVRDRVYELNQRFGTDDWTPVVYLDGDLSRRDLLGLYRNADLCVVSPRRDGMNLVAKEYVAASAGVGGTLVLSEFAGAAESLGAAVTVNPFDTAAFADRLTAAVEMADDERSERFERLLAAVRETGIEAWLTANLRQLQDEGR is encoded by the coding sequence ATGGTCGCGTCCACGGACGGCGACGGGACGGACGGCCTCGTCGTCGTCTCGAACCGGGAGCCGTACGCCCACCGCTACGCCGCCGACGGCATCGAGTGTGACCGGCCGACCGGCGGCCTCGTCTCGGCACTCGACGCCGTCGTCGGTGACCTCGGCGGGACGTGGGTCGCGTGGGGGAGCGGCGACGCCGACTTCGACCCGAGCGTCGTCGACGGCGACGACACCGTCGCGCTCCCGCCCGGCGACCCACGGTACACGCTCCGCCGCGTCAGACTCACCCGGCGGCAGGTGGACGAGTACTACTACGGGTACAGCAATCAAGTCCTCTGGCCGCTCTGTCACCTCGACACGAACTACGTCGCCGTCGAACCGGGGTTCTGGTCGGCCTACGAGGACGCGAACGCCGCCTTCGCCGACGCCGTCGCCGACACGACGGGGCCGGTCTGGCTCCAGGACTACCACCTGACGCTGGTCCCGCGCGCGCTCCGCGAGCGTGGCGTCGACCGCACGCTGGTCCACTTCTGGCACATCCCGTGGCCGCCCGCCGAGGTGTTCGCCATCTGCCCGCACGCCGAGCAGGTCCTCGACGGCCTGCTCGCCGCCGACGCCGTGGGCTTTCACACCGACGGCTACCGCGAGAACTTCCTCGATTCGGTCGAACGGTCGGTCCCCGGAGCGACCGTCGACAGGGCCGCCGGCACCGTGGCGTACGGGGAGCGAGAGACCCGGACTTACGTCGCGCCGGTCGGCGTCGACACGGACGAACTGTCGAGCGTGGCCGGCGAGGAGGGGAGCGGGGACTACTGGCGACGGTTGGCCCGCACTCACGGCATCGACGACGACACCGCCGTCGCCGTCGGCGTGGACCGCCTCGACTACACGAAGGGCATCCTCGAACGCCTCGACGCGCTCGAACGGCTCTGGGAGACGACGCCACGGCTCCGTGACTCCCTCGTGTACGTCCAGAAGGCCTCCCGGAGCAGGGAGGGCATCGACTCCTACCGGACGTACCACGGGCGGGTTCGTGACCGCGTGTACGAACTCAACCAGCGGTTCGGCACCGACGACTGGACGCCCGTCGTCTACCTCGACGGCGACCTGTCGCGCCGTGACCTCCTCGGCCTCTACCGGAACGCCGACCTCTGCGTCGTCAGCCCCCGTCGCGACGGCATGAACCTCGTCGCCAAGGAGTACGTCGCGGCCTCCGCGGGCGTCGGCGGGACGCTCGTGTTGAGCGAGTTCGCAGGCGCGGCCGAATCGCTCGGGGCGGCGGTGACGGTCAACCCCTTCGACACCGCGGCGTTCGCCGACCGGTTGACCGCGGCCGTCGAGATGGCCGACGACGAACGGAGCGAGCGGTTCGAGCGACTGCTCGCGGCGGTGCGCGAGACGGGCATCGAGGCGTGGCTGACGGCGAACCTGCGACAGTTGCAGGACGAGGGACGGTAG
- a CDS encoding dihydrofolate reductase, translating to MELRLIAAMSENRIIGEGRSVPWHHPEDVRHYKSTVAGHPVVVGRRTFESMDKLDVPLHVVLTTDGSRTTADPEVTYVTSPGVAIDAAAATGNGTAYVIGGGEVYRLFLPHAHGAVLTHIHETHEGSVTFPELGPAWVERERDPRGAFDIVTYENTAREPVAAD from the coding sequence ATGGAGTTGCGACTCATCGCCGCCATGTCGGAGAACCGCATCATCGGGGAAGGGCGGTCGGTCCCGTGGCACCACCCCGAGGACGTGCGCCACTACAAATCGACGGTGGCGGGCCACCCAGTCGTCGTGGGCCGCCGCACCTTCGAGAGCATGGACAAACTGGACGTGCCGCTGCACGTCGTCTTGACGACCGACGGGAGCCGAACGACTGCGGACCCCGAGGTGACCTACGTCACCTCGCCCGGGGTCGCCATCGACGCCGCGGCGGCGACGGGCAACGGAACGGCGTACGTCATCGGCGGCGGCGAAGTGTACCGCCTCTTTCTCCCCCACGCGCACGGTGCCGTCCTCACGCACATCCACGAGACACACGAGGGGAGCGTCACGTTCCCCGAACTCGGCCCGGCGTGGGTAGAGCGCGAGCGTGACCCACGGGGTGCCTTCGACATCGTGACCTACGAGAACACGGCCCGCGAACCGGTCGCCGCCGACTGA
- a CDS encoding sulfatase — protein MTRSNVLLVVADSLRARSTSLLGYRRETTPFLEEFAEEATVYTQARAPSNWTVPSHVSMFTGQEVPAHRFGMSDELDPGHTVFEELADAGYDTGLFTDNPFLVGHECNLEVGFETTESTPDAFAEEYETNGSLGEWPNGFYYADRLLDWTDGREEWAACINLMDTHRPYEPLAEYDEWSDDAVRAIQEEMGFKWHWEFYNGDLSLGFADLLASIYDGGVRQVDAIAEQVIEGLAAQGQLDDTLVVVTGDHGEAFGEPSALDSEPPGVAHRIGTHESMYHVPLLVRAPGQRRGRRVDGLAHLTAFPDAVRTHALGEGAVDGAAFVADDGQVVAAQYPIDEGMQEAAERFCGDAAPFAKTAELVYEDRPGDEVRKRARWGEDAYETLVRGRAELTDRGRIDAAEIAAVVDEFERVEVGTELDDYTRFSDQYETDVAEGVGDRLDALGYR, from the coding sequence ATGACTCGCTCGAACGTCCTGCTGGTGGTCGCCGACAGTCTCAGGGCGCGGAGTACCTCGCTGCTGGGCTACCGCAGGGAGACCACGCCCTTCCTCGAGGAGTTCGCCGAGGAGGCGACCGTCTACACGCAGGCCCGTGCACCGAGCAACTGGACCGTCCCGAGTCACGTCAGTATGTTCACGGGCCAGGAGGTGCCCGCACACCGGTTCGGGATGTCCGACGAACTCGACCCCGGCCACACCGTCTTCGAGGAACTGGCCGACGCGGGCTACGACACCGGCCTGTTCACGGACAACCCCTTCCTCGTGGGCCACGAGTGTAATCTGGAAGTCGGGTTCGAGACAACCGAGAGCACGCCCGACGCCTTCGCCGAGGAGTACGAGACGAACGGCTCGCTGGGCGAGTGGCCAAACGGCTTCTACTACGCCGACCGACTGCTCGACTGGACCGACGGCCGCGAGGAGTGGGCCGCCTGCATCAACCTGATGGACACCCACCGGCCCTACGAACCGCTCGCCGAGTACGACGAGTGGAGCGACGACGCGGTGCGGGCGATACAGGAAGAGATGGGGTTCAAGTGGCACTGGGAGTTCTACAACGGCGACCTCTCGCTGGGCTTTGCGGACCTGCTCGCCAGCATCTACGACGGCGGAGTCCGACAGGTCGACGCCATCGCCGAGCAGGTAATCGAGGGGTTGGCCGCGCAGGGCCAGTTAGACGACACGCTGGTCGTCGTCACCGGCGACCACGGCGAGGCCTTCGGCGAACCGTCCGCACTCGATTCGGAACCGCCGGGCGTCGCCCACCGCATCGGGACCCACGAGTCGATGTACCACGTCCCCCTACTCGTCCGCGCACCGGGCCAGCGACGGGGCCGACGGGTCGACGGCCTCGCCCACCTCACGGCGTTCCCGGACGCGGTTCGGACGCACGCCCTCGGTGAGGGTGCAGTGGACGGGGCGGCGTTCGTCGCGGACGACGGGCAGGTGGTCGCCGCCCAGTACCCCATCGACGAGGGGATGCAGGAAGCCGCGGAGCGGTTCTGCGGTGACGCCGCACCGTTCGCGAAGACCGCCGAACTCGTCTACGAGGACCGGCCCGGCGACGAGGTGCGCAAGCGGGCACGCTGGGGCGAAGACGCGTACGAGACGCTGGTGCGGGGCCGGGCAGAGTTGACCGACCGCGGCCGCATCGACGCCGCCGAAATCGCGGCTGTCGTGGACGAGTTCGAGCGCGTCGAAGTCGGCACGGAACTGGACGACTACACGCGCTTTTCCGACCAGTACGAGACGGACGTGGCCGAGGGCGTCGGCGACCGGCTCGACGCGCTCGGCTACCGCTGA
- the gfo6 gene encoding D-xylose 1-dehydrogenase Gfo6, translating to MTLEQFADDPTAREWTATTDGVLRVAVVGLGWWSREFALPALAAAEGCDPTVAVSGTAEKRATAAEAWDLDATLTYREYADGTAVDSYDAVYVCTPNTTHRDHVETAAAHGKAVCCEKPMATDPEDAAAMVAACADAGVPLFVAYRLQTDPAMRRLRDCLRDGVVGRPLQVHGHMSQPLLEMGDGGGGWRLDPSLVGPGVSVTDLGIYPLNTARFLLGEDPRRASATMRASSEGFEAVPDEHATFTLTFPSGATAQCSVSQNAHLSGHLQVVGTDGSLTLDGAFFGNETHRLRIRADGETATATWTPPDQMREVFAVFAQRVLADEPIGPDGDHALVDVAATAAIYEAAEQGRTVTVRPP from the coding sequence GTGACACTCGAACAGTTCGCGGACGACCCGACCGCACGCGAGTGGACGGCGACGACCGACGGAGTCCTCCGCGTCGCCGTCGTCGGGTTGGGGTGGTGGAGCCGCGAGTTCGCCCTGCCCGCGCTCGCGGCCGCCGAGGGCTGTGACCCGACCGTCGCCGTCTCCGGGACCGCCGAGAAGCGTGCGACGGCCGCCGAAGCGTGGGACCTCGACGCGACGCTCACCTACCGCGAGTACGCCGACGGCACCGCAGTCGATTCCTACGACGCGGTGTACGTCTGCACGCCGAACACGACCCACCGCGACCACGTCGAGACGGCCGCCGCCCACGGGAAGGCAGTCTGCTGTGAGAAGCCGATGGCAACCGACCCCGAGGACGCCGCCGCGATGGTCGCCGCCTGCGCGGACGCCGGCGTCCCCCTGTTCGTCGCCTACCGCCTGCAGACCGACCCAGCGATGCGACGCCTCCGTGACTGTCTGCGGGATGGCGTCGTCGGACGACCACTGCAGGTCCACGGCCACATGAGCCAGCCACTGCTGGAGATGGGTGACGGGGGCGGCGGGTGGCGACTCGACCCGAGTCTCGTCGGCCCCGGCGTCTCGGTGACGGACCTCGGCATCTACCCGCTGAACACCGCCCGGTTCCTCCTGGGTGAGGACCCCCGCCGAGCGAGCGCGACGATGCGAGCGTCGAGCGAGGGCTTCGAGGCCGTGCCCGACGAACACGCGACGTTCACCCTCACGTTCCCGTCCGGGGCCACCGCGCAGTGTTCGGTCTCGCAGAACGCCCACCTGTCCGGTCACTTGCAGGTGGTCGGCACCGACGGGAGCCTGACGCTCGACGGTGCGTTCTTCGGGAACGAGACCCACCGGCTCCGAATCCGGGCGGATGGCGAGACGGCCACGGCGACGTGGACGCCGCCCGACCAGATGCGCGAGGTGTTCGCCGTCTTCGCCCAGCGCGTGCTCGCCGACGAGCCTATCGGCCCGGACGGGGACCACGCACTGGTCGACGTGGCGGCGACGGCGGCGATATACGAGGCCGCAGAGCAGGGGCGAACGGTCACGGTCCGGCCGCCGTGA
- a CDS encoding alpha,alpha-trehalase, whose product MATDADRPEPREYAADYLEECTISRTEDEGTLVGLPEPYVTPNREFFEEMYYWDSYFSMLGLRELGRIGVAEGIVENCISLLDRFGFVPNGNRTYLTSRSQPPFLAPMVTLVHAETGDDAWLARAVAAVEREYTDYWTTPPHAVDGTGLSRYYDQSGDHEHAEDESGWDLTPRFQRRGNDYLPVDLNSYLYGYERHLAAAHDALGDPDAAATWREAAETRRERVVETHWDDDAGLFFDYDFERGQHSPVESLAAYVPLWTGLASDDQAARLVENLPRFEQPGGLVTCRTDYGMPDRQWNYPNGWAPLQWQVVTGLRRYGYDDAADRVRQAWLALCEDVFAETGVFWENYDVVDAGVGTSDRRYETQQGFGWTCAVYLAFRAGADERDVSPYRPNTGVET is encoded by the coding sequence ATGGCCACGGACGCCGACCGCCCCGAACCACGCGAGTACGCGGCCGACTACCTCGAAGAGTGTACCATCAGCCGGACCGAGGACGAGGGGACGCTCGTCGGCCTCCCGGAACCGTACGTCACGCCCAACCGGGAGTTCTTCGAGGAGATGTACTACTGGGACTCCTACTTCTCGATGCTCGGCCTCCGCGAACTGGGCCGAATCGGCGTGGCCGAGGGCATCGTCGAGAACTGCATCTCCCTCCTCGACCGCTTCGGGTTCGTGCCCAACGGCAACCGGACGTACCTGACGAGTCGGTCACAACCCCCCTTCCTCGCGCCCATGGTCACGCTGGTTCACGCCGAAACCGGCGACGACGCGTGGCTCGCCCGCGCCGTCGCGGCCGTCGAGCGCGAGTACACCGACTACTGGACGACGCCACCACACGCCGTCGACGGGACGGGACTGAGCCGCTACTACGACCAGTCGGGCGACCACGAACACGCCGAAGACGAGTCTGGCTGGGACCTCACGCCGCGGTTCCAGCGGCGGGGCAACGACTACCTCCCGGTCGACCTGAACAGCTACCTCTACGGGTACGAGCGACACCTCGCGGCCGCACACGACGCCCTCGGTGACCCAGATGCCGCCGCGACGTGGCGCGAGGCCGCCGAGACCCGCCGCGAGCGGGTCGTCGAGACCCACTGGGACGACGACGCCGGACTCTTCTTCGACTACGACTTCGAGCGCGGTCAGCACTCGCCGGTCGAGAGCCTCGCGGCGTACGTCCCGCTGTGGACCGGACTGGCGAGCGACGACCAGGCGGCGCGGTTGGTCGAGAACCTGCCCCGGTTCGAGCAGCCCGGCGGCCTCGTCACCTGTCGGACCGACTACGGAATGCCGGACCGACAGTGGAACTACCCGAACGGGTGGGCACCGCTCCAGTGGCAAGTCGTCACCGGCCTCCGCCGATACGGCTACGACGACGCCGCCGACCGGGTTCGGCAGGCGTGGCTCGCCCTCTGTGAGGACGTGTTCGCCGAGACGGGCGTGTTCTGGGAGAACTACGACGTGGTCGATGCGGGCGTCGGGACGAGCGACCGCCGGTACGAGACACAGCAGGGGTTCGGGTGGACCTGCGCGGTGTATCTTGCCTTCCGCGCGGGGGCCGACGAACGGGACGTGTCCCCCTACCGGCCGAACACGGGGGTCGAGACGTGA
- a CDS encoding histidine phosphatase family protein, with protein MTTVLLTRHGETRWNEQGRVQGWAPVELTATGRAQARAAANTLADRDVTELVTSDLRRARETADVLADTLDVPVRESDAWRERHWGALQGLPSESLLDRFPWLDLCVSDDAATVRPDGGESWRDVQERVLDAFESLAGTGGTVAVVTHFAPILLVLGAVRDEDIETALVGNDVATGSVTELRWADGTWRVVEEDRRPGRGER; from the coding sequence GTGACGACGGTGCTCCTCACGCGCCACGGCGAGACGCGCTGGAACGAGCAGGGACGCGTGCAGGGCTGGGCACCCGTCGAACTGACTGCCACCGGACGGGCACAGGCCCGTGCCGCCGCCAACACGCTCGCGGACCGTGACGTGACGGAACTGGTCACGTCCGACCTCAGGCGGGCGCGGGAGACGGCCGACGTGCTTGCCGACACGCTCGACGTACCCGTCCGCGAGTCCGACGCGTGGCGCGAGCGGCACTGGGGCGCGCTCCAAGGGCTTCCCTCCGAGAGCCTGCTGGACCGGTTCCCGTGGCTCGACCTCTGCGTGAGCGACGACGCGGCCACCGTCCGCCCTGACGGCGGCGAGAGTTGGCGTGACGTGCAGGAACGCGTCCTCGACGCCTTCGAGTCGCTCGCCGGAACCGGCGGCACCGTCGCCGTCGTGACGCACTTCGCGCCGATTCTGCTGGTCCTCGGCGCGGTCAGGGACGAGGACATCGAGACGGCACTCGTCGGGAACGACGTCGCCACGGGGTCGGTGACGGAACTCCGGTGGGCCGACGGGACGTGGCGGGTCGTCGAGGAGGACCGGCGACCGGGCCGCGGGGAACGGTAG
- a CDS encoding MFS transporter — MVFLMNLGRVVFAPLLEPLRDALTVSTATLGLLATLAWLGSALSRVPTGYLLTRVSRQRAVFGTGTLLTGAAVLTAVAPSVPVLLVGAFALGLASGAYFVAANPLISELFPEGVGQALGIHGMASQVAAAGAPLVVSAVLVVGDWRTAFQAIAVVAALATVAFTLVARRMEFPSAGTADNDFLGAAREQYRIVLAGVAILGFAGFVWNGLFNFYVTYLTATKSIGEPMARNLLTVVFAAGVPAFGVSGRLADRLPLVPYLLVVLVGFAGAVLLLTATTGLLALVAVSVALGYVVHSLFPAVDTLLLGSLPDRHRASAYAVYSGSMMAVQAMGSVVVGTLTDAGFGFDPVLRTLVAALLVVVTAIAVTYALGRFPTGARG; from the coding sequence ATGGTCTTCCTGATGAACCTCGGGCGGGTCGTGTTCGCGCCCCTGCTGGAACCGCTCCGGGACGCCCTCACCGTCAGCACCGCGACGCTGGGTCTGTTGGCGACGCTCGCGTGGCTCGGGAGTGCCCTCTCCAGAGTGCCGACCGGCTACCTCCTGACGCGCGTCTCGCGCCAGCGGGCCGTCTTCGGTACCGGGACGCTCCTGACCGGTGCGGCCGTCCTCACCGCCGTCGCACCGTCCGTGCCGGTGTTGCTGGTCGGTGCGTTCGCCCTCGGACTGGCGAGTGGCGCGTACTTCGTCGCGGCCAACCCGCTCATCAGCGAACTGTTTCCGGAGGGGGTCGGGCAGGCACTCGGCATCCACGGGATGGCCTCGCAGGTGGCCGCCGCGGGCGCGCCGCTCGTCGTCAGTGCCGTCCTCGTCGTCGGCGACTGGCGGACGGCGTTTCAGGCCATCGCCGTCGTCGCCGCCCTCGCTACAGTCGCGTTCACGCTCGTCGCGCGCCGGATGGAGTTCCCCAGCGCGGGGACCGCCGACAACGACTTCCTCGGAGCCGCACGCGAGCAGTACCGCATCGTCCTCGCCGGCGTCGCCATCCTCGGGTTCGCCGGGTTCGTCTGGAACGGCCTGTTCAACTTCTACGTGACCTACCTCACAGCCACCAAGTCTATCGGTGAGCCGATGGCCCGGAACCTCCTGACGGTGGTGTTCGCGGCGGGCGTGCCCGCGTTCGGCGTCTCCGGTCGTCTCGCCGACCGTCTCCCACTCGTCCCGTACTTGCTCGTCGTCCTCGTCGGCTTCGCTGGGGCTGTCCTGCTGTTGACGGCGACGACGGGCCTGCTCGCGCTCGTGGCGGTGAGCGTCGCCCTCGGGTACGTGGTCCACAGCCTCTTCCCGGCCGTCGACACGCTCCTGCTCGGGTCGCTCCCGGACCGCCACCGCGCGAGTGCCTACGCCGTCTACAGCGGGAGCATGATGGCCGTGCAGGCGATGGGGAGCGTCGTCGTCGGGACGCTCACCGACGCCGGGTTCGGCTTCGACCCGGTGTTGCGGACGCTCGTCGCCGCACTGCTCGTCGTCGTGACTGCCATCGCAGTGACGTACGCGCTCGGACGGTTCCCGACGGGGGCACGCGGCTGA
- a CDS encoding HVO_0758 family zinc finger protein, whose product MDSVRKGLRAGDIEKDTYERLTCADCGEELGTKNDPDELGTVRFCPGCGSEWKKVG is encoded by the coding sequence ATGGATTCCGTACGGAAGGGGCTCCGCGCCGGGGATATCGAGAAGGACACCTACGAGCGCCTCACCTGTGCGGACTGCGGTGAGGAACTCGGAACCAAGAACGACCCGGACGAACTCGGCACCGTCAGGTTCTGCCCCGGCTGTGGCAGCGAGTGGAAGAAAGTCGGCTGA